One Malania oleifera isolate guangnan ecotype guangnan chromosome 10, ASM2987363v1, whole genome shotgun sequence genomic region harbors:
- the LOC131166555 gene encoding GDSL esterase/lipase 1-like yields MAPEFSHYSQLQLLASSLALMATRLISSCFLLTSLAIFPSLLLPTSCNGGAKPGAAPPPEKNHAAFFIFGDSLLDAGNNQFLNGTEMGKAASSWPYGETFFRGPTGRSSDGRLIPDFIAEYANLPLIPPYLNPKVKKYTDGVNFASAGAGVLRETSPSTMDLGKQLNCFKKAEKQLRKQLGDAKIEKLLSNAVYMFGMGGNDYMAFLDTLTTPPHSDVTKSPLARKYVEMVLGNLTFVIADVYKMGGRKFVIQNVAPLGCIPGVKASLLPAEEEGGDDGGGSRDKSSKREKCAKGPSWLARMHNDALSKLLHKLASKLPQFKYVLFDYYSNLAVRTLYGKKFGFEVGESACCGSGPYRGEATCGGHPPPKKGKQSSQKGGGKAVKYELCQDPKKYVWFDAAHPTEQTNSQLAQILWSGSPPDVVPHSLKPLFQCDDDHH; encoded by the exons ATGGCCCCTGAGTTCTCTCACTACTCTCAGCTGCAGCTGCTAGCTAGCTCTCTAGCTCTCATGGCAACTAGGTTAATAAGCAGCTGCTTTCTCCTTACCTCCCTAGCAATCTTTCCGAGCCTTCTCCTTCCAACCAGCTGCAACGGAGGAGCGAAGCCTGGGGCTGCGCCGCCGCCGGAGAAAAACCATGCAGCATTCTTCATCTTCGGGGACTCGCTGCTGGACGCCGGGAACAACCAGTTCCTCAACGGCACCGAGATGGGCAAGGCGGCATCCTCCTGGCCTTACGGCGAAACCTTCTTCAGAGGCCCCACCGGCCGGAGCTCCGATGGCCGTCTGATCCCCGACTTCATTG CTGAATATGCAAATTTGCCGCTGATTCCACCATATCTGAACCCGAAGGTGAAGAAATATACTGATGGAGTGAACTTTGCCAGCGCTGGGGCTGGTGTTCTTCGGGAGACTAGCCCATCAACG ATGGACCTTGGAAAGCAGCTGAACTGTTTCAAGAAGGCGGAGAAGCAATTGAGGAAGCAGCTGGGCGATGCAAAAATAGAGAAGCTGCTGTCGAATGCTGTTTACATGTTTGGGATGGGAGGCAACGATTACATGGCATTCCTCGACACATTAACCACTCCTCCTCACTCCGATGTCACCAAGTCCCCTTTGGCAAGAAAATATGTCGAAATGGTTCTTGGCAACCTCACCTTCGTCATCGCA GACGTGTATAAAATGGGAGGCAGGAAATTTGTGATTCAGAACGTGGCCCCGTTGGGGTGCATTCCGGGGGTCAAAGCCAGTCTATTGCCGGCGGAAGAAGAAGGCGGCGACGACGGCGGCGGCAGCAGGGACAAAAGCAGTAAGAGGGAGAAATGCGCGAAGGGGCCTTCATGGCTCGCCAGAATGCACAACGATGCCCTATCAAAACTGCTCCACAAACTCGCCTCGAAGTTGCCCCAATTCAAATACGTCCTCTTCGACTACTACAGCAACCTCGCCGTTAGAACACTTTACGGCAAAAAATTTG GTTTCGAGGTAGGGGAGAGTGCATGCTGTGGGAGCGGGCCATACAGAGGAGAAGCGACGTGTGGCGGGCATCCGCCGCCGAAGAAAGGGAAGCAGTCGTCGCAAAAGGGAGGAGGAAAAGCAGTGAAGTATGAGTTGTGCCAGGATCCGAAGAAGTATGTGTGGTTTGATGCAGCTCATCCCACAGAGCAAACTAACAGCCAGCTTGCTCAAATTCTGTGGTCCGGATCTCCTCCTGACGTTGTGCCTCACAGTCTCAAGCCTCTGTTTCAATGTGATGATGATCACCATTAA